In Acidimicrobiales bacterium, one DNA window encodes the following:
- a CDS encoding DUF2088 domain-containing protein gives MTALLGGPHEAVGDEAVRAFVREQLAGLDLDGRSLCLVIPDATRACPLPLLLGAVHEAVAGRVRSCVAVVALGTHAPMDEAARRALVGVDGLEVVNHEWWDDATFAEVGVLDAATVRRLSDGRLDESVAVRVNRLVVESDVTLVVGPVLPHEVVGFSGGEKYLFPGLSGQELIDLTHWLGALISSAEIIGARGITPVRALVHAAAALVEGERHALSVVVDAASGALEAVAFGDPIGSWKAAADVAAESHVVYLDRPVRRVLSLVAPRYDDLWTGAKGFYKVEPVVADGGEVVLHAPHITQIAAMHPALDGLGYHCRDYFLAHWDRYRAHPRGELAHSTHLYGAGTWDPVEGERPRVRVVLATGIPEAVTRRANLGYLDPATVDPADWADDPDALVVPDAGEVLYRLRP, from the coding sequence GTGACCGCGCTCCTCGGTGGGCCCCACGAGGCCGTCGGCGACGAGGCGGTGCGGGCCTTCGTCCGCGAGCAGCTTGCGGGGCTCGACCTCGACGGGCGGTCGCTGTGCCTCGTCATCCCCGACGCCACCCGGGCGTGCCCGCTGCCGCTGCTGCTCGGCGCCGTGCACGAGGCGGTGGCCGGCCGGGTGCGGTCGTGCGTCGCCGTCGTCGCCCTCGGCACCCACGCCCCGATGGACGAGGCCGCCCGGCGGGCGCTCGTCGGCGTCGACGGGCTCGAGGTCGTGAACCACGAGTGGTGGGACGACGCCACCTTCGCCGAGGTCGGCGTCCTCGACGCGGCCACCGTCCGCCGCCTGTCGGACGGGCGCCTCGACGAGTCGGTGGCGGTGCGGGTCAACCGCCTCGTGGTGGAGAGCGACGTGACCCTCGTCGTCGGCCCCGTGCTGCCCCACGAGGTGGTCGGGTTCTCCGGTGGCGAGAAGTACCTCTTCCCGGGGCTGTCGGGACAGGAGCTCATCGACCTGACCCACTGGCTCGGTGCGCTCATCTCCAGCGCCGAGATCATCGGCGCCCGGGGCATCACACCGGTGCGGGCCCTCGTCCACGCCGCCGCCGCCCTGGTCGAGGGCGAGCGCCACGCGCTGTCGGTCGTGGTCGACGCCGCCTCGGGCGCGCTGGAAGCGGTGGCGTTCGGCGACCCCATCGGCTCGTGGAAGGCCGCCGCCGACGTGGCTGCCGAGTCCCACGTCGTGTACCTCGACCGGCCCGTGCGGCGGGTGCTGTCGCTGGTTGCGCCCCGCTACGACGACCTCTGGACCGGCGCCAAGGGCTTCTACAAGGTCGAGCCGGTGGTCGCCGACGGCGGCGAGGTCGTCCTCCACGCCCCGCACATCACCCAGATCGCGGCCATGCACCCCGCCCTCGACGGGCTCGGCTACCACTGCCGGGACTACTTCCTTGCCCACTGGGACCGGTACCGCGCCCACCCCCGGGGCGAACTGGCCCACTCGACCCACCTCTACGGCGCCGGCACGTGGGACCCGGTCGAGGGGGAGCGCCCGCGGGTGCGGGTCGTGCTCGCCACCGGCATCCCCGAGGCCGTCACCCGCCGGGCCAACCTCGGCTACCTCGACCCCGCCACCGTCGATCCTGCCGACTGGGCCGACGACCCCGACGCCCTCGTCGTCCCCGACGCCGGCGAGGTCCTCTACCGCCTCCGCCCCTGA
- a CDS encoding LacI family DNA-binding transcriptional regulator, with protein sequence MGSGGRVTILDVATRAGVNPGTVSRALNRPELVAAATRERIEAAVEELGFVPNRAARGLITGRTGNIAVIVPDITNPFFARLVRAVERSAREAGLQVLLVDTGEQSDEEVRAARALSHEVDGLIVVSPRKLHRALDEPTPSTPTVFVNRPAAGRASVVMRSADAAEEALHHLAGLGHRRLVYVGGPPGSWAATERRNAVVRTADAAGIEVVAVRVDAPTVESAATAVDVVVDREATAVMAFNDQLALGVMSGLARRGVSVPDAVSVVGCDDVPMAEMVAPPLTTIAMPTDEAGAAALRLLTGEPATVELAGRLVVRASTGPAPTP encoded by the coding sequence GTGGGTAGCGGGGGCCGGGTCACGATCCTGGACGTGGCCACCCGCGCCGGCGTGAACCCCGGCACGGTGTCCCGGGCCCTGAACCGGCCTGAGCTCGTGGCGGCGGCGACTCGTGAGCGCATCGAGGCCGCCGTGGAGGAACTGGGCTTCGTTCCCAACCGCGCCGCGCGTGGCCTCATCACCGGACGCACGGGCAACATCGCCGTGATCGTGCCGGACATCACCAACCCGTTCTTCGCCCGGCTGGTGCGGGCAGTCGAGCGGTCCGCACGGGAGGCCGGGCTCCAAGTGCTGCTCGTCGACACCGGCGAGCAGAGCGACGAGGAGGTACGGGCGGCGAGGGCGCTCAGCCACGAGGTCGACGGCCTCATCGTGGTCTCGCCCCGCAAGCTGCACCGTGCCCTCGACGAGCCGACGCCCTCCACGCCGACGGTGTTCGTGAACCGCCCCGCCGCCGGGAGGGCGTCGGTGGTCATGCGCTCGGCCGACGCCGCCGAGGAGGCCCTGCACCACCTCGCCGGGCTCGGCCACCGGCGCCTCGTCTACGTGGGCGGGCCGCCGGGCTCCTGGGCGGCGACCGAGCGCCGCAATGCGGTCGTGCGCACCGCCGACGCCGCAGGGATCGAGGTCGTCGCCGTGCGGGTCGACGCCCCGACCGTCGAGTCCGCCGCCACCGCGGTCGACGTCGTCGTCGACCGGGAGGCCACCGCAGTGATGGCCTTCAACGACCAGCTGGCCCTCGGCGTGATGTCGGGCCTGGCCCGGCGTGGTGTGTCGGTGCCCGACGCGGTGAGCGTGGTCGGCTGCGACGACGTGCCCATGGCCGAGATGGTGGCGCCGCCGCTCACCACCATCGCCATGCCCACCGACGAGGCCGGCGCCGCCGCGCTCCGCCTCCTCACCGGTGAGCCGGCGACGGTCGAGCTCGCCGGCCGGCTCGTGGTCCGCGCCTCCACCGGCCCCGCCCCCACCCCCTGA
- a CDS encoding ATP-binding cassette domain-containing protein encodes MLASLYTPQVLFDGLIQGLVYGLLAMALVLVFRSAKVVNFAAGNIGLVGAGLFVLCDVQYGIPFWLSLAIALGVGTLYGAVVELVVVRRLFKAPRVILLVATIGVAQLSLLILNAYPDVVGERLPWPQVSSSTWTLGDIEVAGPQLVILVAAPVIAVALGLFLGRTPLGRTVRAAAGDADLARLRGINPKVLSTIVWALAGALSTAAIIMRTGLDGTTLGLQGVGSATLLRALIAALIARFESFRVALAAAVVIGVGESLVRFNSLDQPGMTELALLVTVLVAVAVQGRLETGSIDVPSQYTYAPQVRSLPERLRGIWWVRHLDRIVLLVLLAVALAVPFVVTEPSRQLLYTTIAAFAICALSLTVLTGWAGQLSLGQMALAGVGAFTGAALARGLVVDWVVAGRRLVYVELYALPFAGALVLGALTAALFAVVIGAGALRVRGLMLPVTTFAFAIAAESWLFRLEIFSGGNASSVPFLRGDLFGVDLREQRSYYLLTLAVLVVIIALLGRLRRSGVGRVTLAVRDNPDSAAAYTVHPGFVKLRAFALSGMIAGLGGVLLGGATQQIPYNESFFTVEFSLSLVAMVVIGGMGSTAGAVVGALWVIGLPALFPDNDLFPLLASSIGLLVLLLYFPGGLVHLVHRLRSGLYDWLERRLPLAEKATTAPPAAVGRTTRPPVEAAEALRCTAVGVHFGGLVANDAIDLVVRPGEIVGLIGTNGAGKSTLMNAIGGFVPATGTIELLGTPVHGKSAAARSRLGLGRTFQAARLFPELTVREAVQVALEARGRTSLLEVSLFSPRAARAERRKRSDAAELIDFLGLGRYADQPVASLSTGTRRIVELAGLLALDARVLCLDEPTAGVAQREAEAMGPLLVEIRRQLGASMLVIEHDMPLIMGMSDRVYCLELGKVIAEGDPVSVRNDPVVVASYLGTDERAIARSGAIAADPTADPGPEPEPSGA; translated from the coding sequence ATGCTCGCCTCGCTCTACACCCCGCAGGTCCTGTTCGACGGGCTGATCCAGGGCCTCGTCTACGGCCTGCTGGCCATGGCCCTCGTGCTCGTGTTCCGCTCCGCCAAGGTCGTGAACTTCGCCGCCGGCAACATCGGCCTCGTCGGCGCCGGCCTGTTCGTGCTGTGCGACGTCCAGTACGGCATCCCGTTCTGGCTCTCGCTCGCCATCGCGCTCGGCGTCGGCACGCTCTACGGCGCGGTCGTCGAGCTCGTCGTGGTCCGCCGGCTCTTCAAGGCGCCGCGGGTCATCCTGCTCGTGGCCACCATCGGCGTGGCCCAGCTGTCCCTGCTCATCCTCAACGCCTACCCCGACGTCGTCGGCGAGCGGCTCCCCTGGCCGCAGGTGAGCTCCTCGACGTGGACCCTGGGTGACATCGAGGTGGCCGGACCTCAGCTCGTCATCCTCGTGGCCGCCCCGGTCATCGCCGTCGCCCTCGGCCTCTTCCTCGGGCGCACCCCGCTGGGTCGCACCGTCCGGGCCGCCGCCGGCGACGCGGACCTCGCCCGCCTGCGCGGCATCAACCCGAAGGTCCTGTCCACCATCGTCTGGGCCCTCGCCGGCGCCCTGTCGACCGCCGCGATCATCATGCGCACCGGTCTGGACGGCACGACCCTCGGCCTCCAGGGCGTGGGCTCGGCGACCCTGCTGCGAGCCTTGATCGCCGCGCTGATCGCCCGCTTCGAGTCGTTCCGGGTCGCCCTGGCCGCCGCCGTGGTGATCGGGGTGGGCGAGTCGCTGGTGCGCTTCAACTCGCTCGACCAGCCCGGCATGACCGAGCTGGCCCTGCTCGTCACCGTGCTCGTCGCCGTCGCGGTCCAGGGCCGGCTCGAGACCGGGTCGATCGACGTTCCCTCGCAGTACACCTACGCCCCTCAGGTGCGCTCGTTGCCCGAGCGCCTGCGCGGGATCTGGTGGGTGCGCCACCTCGACCGGATCGTGCTGCTCGTGCTGCTCGCCGTGGCACTGGCGGTGCCGTTCGTGGTCACCGAACCGTCGCGCCAGCTGCTCTACACGACGATCGCCGCCTTCGCGATCTGCGCGCTGTCGCTGACGGTGCTGACCGGCTGGGCCGGCCAGCTGTCCCTCGGCCAGATGGCCCTCGCAGGGGTGGGGGCATTCACGGGTGCCGCCCTCGCACGGGGCCTCGTCGTGGACTGGGTGGTCGCCGGCCGGCGCCTCGTGTACGTCGAGCTCTACGCCTTGCCCTTCGCCGGCGCGCTCGTGCTCGGTGCGCTGACGGCCGCCCTGTTCGCCGTCGTCATCGGCGCCGGGGCGCTCCGGGTGCGGGGCCTCATGCTGCCAGTCACCACCTTCGCCTTCGCCATCGCCGCGGAGAGTTGGCTGTTCCGCCTCGAGATCTTCAGCGGGGGCAACGCGTCGTCGGTCCCGTTCCTCCGCGGCGACCTCTTCGGCGTCGACCTGCGCGAGCAGCGCAGCTACTACCTGCTGACCCTCGCCGTGCTCGTCGTGATCATCGCCCTGCTCGGCCGCCTGCGCCGCTCGGGGGTCGGTCGGGTCACCCTCGCGGTGCGGGACAACCCCGACAGCGCGGCGGCGTACACCGTGCACCCGGGGTTCGTGAAGCTCCGGGCGTTCGCCCTGTCGGGGATGATCGCCGGTCTCGGCGGCGTGCTGCTCGGCGGCGCCACCCAGCAGATCCCGTACAACGAGTCCTTCTTCACCGTGGAGTTCTCGCTCAGCCTCGTCGCCATGGTCGTGATCGGCGGCATGGGCTCGACCGCCGGCGCCGTCGTCGGCGCGCTGTGGGTGATCGGCCTGCCCGCGCTGTTCCCCGACAACGACCTGTTCCCGCTGCTGGCGTCGAGCATCGGCCTGCTGGTGCTGCTCCTCTACTTCCCGGGCGGGCTCGTGCACCTCGTCCACCGGCTGCGGAGCGGGCTGTACGACTGGCTGGAGCGCCGCCTCCCGCTCGCCGAGAAGGCGACGACCGCGCCACCCGCGGCCGTCGGCCGCACCACCCGTCCCCCGGTGGAGGCTGCCGAGGCGCTGCGGTGCACAGCGGTGGGCGTGCACTTCGGCGGACTGGTCGCCAACGACGCCATCGACCTGGTGGTCCGCCCCGGCGAGATCGTCGGCCTGATCGGCACGAACGGCGCCGGCAAGTCGACGCTCATGAACGCGATCGGCGGCTTCGTGCCGGCCACGGGGACGATCGAGCTGCTCGGCACCCCGGTGCACGGGAAGTCGGCCGCGGCCCGGTCCCGGCTGGGCCTCGGCCGCACCTTCCAGGCGGCGCGGCTCTTCCCCGAGCTGACCGTGCGGGAGGCGGTTCAGGTCGCGCTCGAGGCGCGGGGCCGGACGAGCCTGCTCGAGGTCTCGCTCTTCTCCCCCCGGGCGGCGCGCGCCGAGCGGCGCAAGCGGTCCGACGCCGCCGAGCTCATCGACTTCCTGGGCCTCGGCCGCTACGCCGACCAGCCCGTGGCGTCGCTCTCCACCGGCACCCGCCGCATCGTCGAGCTCGCCGGCCTGCTGGCCCTGGATGCCCGCGTGCTCTGCCTCGACGAGCCCACCGCCGGTGTCGCCCAGCGCGAGGCCGAGGCCATGGGGCCGCTGCTCGTCGAGATCCGCCGCCAGCTCGGCGCCTCGATGCTCGTGATCGAGCACGACATGCCCCTGATCATGGGCATGAGCGACCGGGTGTACTGCCTCGAGCTGGGCAAGGTGATCGCGGAGGGCGACCCGGTCAGCGTGCGCAACGACCCCGTCGTCGTCGCCAGCTACCTGGGCACCGACGAGCGGGCCATCGCCCGCAGCGGGGCGATCGCGGCCGACCCCACGGCAGACCCTGGTCCTGAGCCAGAGCCCTCGGGCGCCTGA
- a CDS encoding MFS transporter, which translates to MTDAPPDEPSGAAAADVRPGPATTPGDAAALAGAVLDLEADRRAEVDERPAVETAELPGVSEDLRLKDALRVGGTFTIVVLTLLNSLDELESAALGTLAPDIRDSLHVSNGTIVFIVTAASAFLVLGAVPMGWLADRFNRGRIIGIASFAFAGFVALSGLAVNAFMLFLTRMGVGMAKSNTLVVHGSLLADQYPIATRGRMNAITLTTGRVVGTISPLAVGAVAAIAGGPAGWRWAFIVLALPVAALAWLAFRLPEPPRGQFEKQDVLGEVVEEETPVPISMEATFARLLQIGTIRSAVFAFAALGFGLFTVPVVGNIFLEEEYGLGSFGRGAVAFVSGVAVLIALPLVGRAYDASYHKDPARALRLLAWLILPTALLTPIQFFMPNPVTFALWSIFPAVLLSSAFACVSPLLLTVVPYQLRAVGAALGSIYLFFIGAVGGALLSALLIDAYGPRLTITLIALPSSLAGGLLLLRGSTYIHGDLAMIVDELKEEKAELERLRADQENVPAVQVSHVDVAYGTVQVLFDVGFEVHRGETLALLGTNGAGKSTILRAIAGLGTPSRGAIRHHGRSITFVSPEQRTRLGLLLLPGGKSVFGDMTVRENLDMATWNHRKDRAGVERRIAASLELFPELAERQGQLASSLSGGEQQLLALAGVLACEPDVLMIDELSLGLAPVVVERLVGVMNQLREREMTIIVVEQSLNVAAAVADRAVFLEKGHVRFEGPIADLVARDDLVRAVFLGAEGG; encoded by the coding sequence GTGACGGACGCGCCGCCCGACGAGCCCTCGGGCGCGGCCGCCGCCGACGTGCGCCCCGGGCCTGCCACCACGCCCGGGGACGCCGCCGCGCTCGCCGGCGCCGTCCTCGACCTCGAGGCCGACCGCCGGGCCGAGGTCGACGAGCGGCCGGCGGTCGAGACCGCCGAGCTACCGGGCGTCAGCGAGGACCTGCGGCTCAAGGACGCGCTGCGCGTCGGTGGCACCTTCACCATCGTGGTCCTCACCCTCCTGAACTCGCTCGACGAGCTGGAGTCCGCGGCACTCGGCACCCTCGCGCCCGACATCCGCGACTCCCTCCACGTCAGCAACGGCACCATCGTGTTCATCGTCACGGCGGCGTCGGCGTTCCTCGTGCTCGGCGCCGTCCCCATGGGCTGGCTGGCCGACCGCTTCAACCGCGGCCGCATCATCGGAATCGCCAGCTTCGCGTTCGCCGGGTTCGTCGCCCTGTCGGGCCTGGCGGTCAACGCCTTCATGCTCTTCCTCACCCGGATGGGCGTGGGCATGGCGAAGTCGAACACCCTCGTCGTCCACGGCTCGCTCCTCGCCGACCAGTACCCGATCGCGACTCGCGGCCGCATGAACGCGATCACGCTCACCACGGGCCGGGTGGTGGGCACGATCAGCCCTCTCGCGGTCGGCGCCGTGGCCGCAATCGCCGGTGGACCGGCAGGATGGCGCTGGGCGTTCATCGTCCTCGCCCTGCCCGTGGCCGCCCTCGCCTGGCTGGCCTTCCGCCTCCCCGAACCGCCTCGGGGCCAGTTCGAGAAGCAGGACGTCCTCGGCGAGGTGGTCGAGGAGGAGACGCCCGTCCCGATCTCGATGGAGGCGACCTTCGCCCGGCTCCTCCAGATCGGCACCATCCGCTCGGCGGTGTTCGCCTTCGCCGCCCTCGGCTTCGGTCTGTTCACCGTGCCCGTCGTCGGCAACATCTTCCTGGAGGAGGAGTACGGGCTCGGCTCGTTCGGTCGCGGCGCGGTCGCCTTCGTCAGTGGCGTGGCGGTGCTGATCGCCCTGCCGCTCGTGGGCCGGGCCTACGACGCGTCGTACCACAAGGACCCGGCCCGGGCCCTGCGCCTGCTGGCCTGGCTGATCCTGCCCACGGCCCTCCTCACGCCCATCCAGTTCTTCATGCCGAACCCGGTGACGTTCGCGCTCTGGTCGATCTTTCCGGCCGTGCTGCTGTCGAGTGCCTTCGCGTGCGTGAGCCCGCTGCTCCTCACCGTGGTGCCGTACCAGCTGCGGGCCGTCGGCGCCGCGCTCGGCTCGATCTACCTGTTCTTCATCGGCGCGGTCGGTGGGGCGCTGCTCTCGGCGCTGCTCATCGACGCCTACGGCCCCCGCCTCACCATCACCCTGATCGCCCTGCCGTCGTCGCTCGCCGGTGGCCTCCTGCTGCTCCGGGGCTCGACCTACATCCACGGCGATCTGGCCATGATCGTCGACGAGCTCAAGGAGGAGAAGGCCGAGCTCGAGCGCCTCCGCGCCGACCAGGAGAACGTCCCCGCCGTGCAGGTCAGCCACGTCGACGTGGCCTACGGCACGGTGCAGGTGCTCTTCGACGTCGGCTTCGAAGTCCACAGGGGCGAGACCCTCGCCCTGCTCGGCACGAACGGCGCCGGCAAGTCGACGATCCTGCGGGCCATCGCCGGCCTGGGCACACCGTCGCGGGGCGCCATCCGCCACCACGGCCGGTCGATCACCTTCGTCTCGCCCGAGCAGCGCACCCGGCTGGGCCTGCTCCTGTTGCCAGGCGGCAAGAGCGTGTTCGGCGACATGACGGTTCGCGAGAACCTCGACATGGCCACCTGGAACCACCGCAAGGATCGCGCCGGCGTCGAGCGCCGCATCGCCGCCTCCCTCGAGCTGTTCCCCGAGCTGGCCGAACGCCAGGGCCAGCTCGCGTCGTCGCTCTCGGGAGGCGAGCAGCAGCTCCTCGCCCTCGCCGGCGTGCTCGCCTGCGAGCCCGACGTGCTGATGATCGACGAGCTGTCGCTCGGCCTCGCCCCCGTCGTCGTCGAGCGCCTGGTCGGGGTGATGAACCAGCTACGTGAGCGGGAGATGACGATCATCGTGGTCGAACAGTCGCTCAACGTCGCCGCTGCGGTGGCCGACCGGGCGGTCTTCCTCGAGAAGGGGCACGTTCGCTTCGAGGGTCCCATCGCCGACCTGGTGGCGCGCGACGACCTGGTGCGGGCGGTGTTCCTCGGCGCCGAGGGCGGCTGA
- a CDS encoding ABC transporter substrate-binding protein, which produces MRKSAVLLAAALLVLAAACKTTDPDDGDAASSTTATAGGDTGTTDTVAPIVDDRAPGVTDDTLKVGVTYPDFEALGDAVNINHGDYEGAYQAVADDINARGGIHGRQLELSFAPVDPSSPTSTDDTCTQLTQDDQVFVAIGLFYGESVLCYVNVNETAVIGGEMTDERLAQARAPWFAYDVSSDSQVDGVQTLIDNGDLTTDQSLAVLYTDVDQTLYEDRIQPVLEDAGIDVVETAAADSSLDPDQVAAEAQTIFQRFEASDADTVLALGSGTAAVVSEGLEGSDYSPQVAFNSTNAVNAYARDTTHDASVFEGAVGVGVYGPPDAYLELGGITETCLDVTRDAGLEIVPPSQVGEGEPNQIVSSLAACQQLALLSAILDGAGEDLNYGTFQTAGYNLGDIELPGEPEPFHYGPPPSTDGDRPLFRYEFDIDTRQFEPAS; this is translated from the coding sequence ATGCGAAAGTCCGCCGTCCTGCTCGCCGCCGCCCTCCTGGTGCTGGCCGCCGCCTGCAAGACCACCGACCCCGACGATGGCGACGCCGCGTCGTCCACCACCGCGACGGCCGGCGGCGACACTGGCACCACCGACACCGTCGCGCCCATCGTCGACGACCGGGCTCCCGGCGTCACCGACGACACGCTCAAAGTGGGCGTGACCTACCCGGACTTCGAGGCGCTCGGCGATGCCGTGAACATCAACCACGGCGACTACGAGGGCGCCTACCAGGCCGTGGCCGACGACATCAACGCTCGCGGCGGCATCCACGGCCGCCAGCTGGAGCTGTCGTTCGCGCCGGTCGACCCGTCGAGCCCCACCTCCACCGACGACACCTGCACCCAGCTCACCCAGGACGACCAGGTCTTCGTCGCCATCGGTCTCTTCTACGGCGAAAGCGTCCTGTGCTACGTGAACGTCAACGAGACCGCGGTCATCGGCGGCGAGATGACCGACGAGCGCCTCGCGCAGGCCCGGGCCCCCTGGTTCGCCTACGACGTGAGCTCCGACTCCCAGGTCGACGGCGTGCAGACCCTCATCGACAACGGCGACCTCACCACCGACCAGTCGCTCGCCGTGCTGTACACCGACGTCGACCAGACCCTCTACGAGGACCGGATCCAGCCCGTGCTCGAGGACGCCGGCATCGACGTGGTCGAGACCGCGGCGGCGGACAGCTCGCTCGACCCCGACCAGGTGGCGGCGGAGGCCCAGACGATCTTCCAGCGCTTCGAGGCGTCGGACGCCGACACGGTCCTCGCCCTGGGCTCGGGCACCGCCGCCGTGGTCAGCGAGGGCCTGGAGGGCTCCGACTACTCGCCCCAGGTCGCCTTCAACAGCACCAACGCCGTCAACGCCTACGCCCGCGACACCACCCACGACGCCTCGGTGTTCGAGGGCGCCGTCGGGGTCGGTGTCTACGGCCCGCCCGACGCCTACCTGGAGCTGGGTGGCATCACCGAGACCTGCCTCGACGTGACCCGCGACGCCGGCCTCGAGATCGTGCCGCCGTCGCAGGTCGGCGAGGGCGAGCCCAACCAGATCGTCTCGTCGCTGGCCGCCTGCCAGCAACTCGCCCTGCTGAGCGCCATCCTCGACGGCGCGGGCGAAGACCTGAACTACGGCACCTTCCAGACTGCGGGCTACAACCTGGGCGACATCGAACTGCCCGGTGAGCCCGAGCCGTTCCACTACGGGCCGCCGCCGAGCACCGATGGTGACCGACCGCTGTTCCGGTACGAGTTCGACATCGACACCCGTCAGTTCGAGCCCGCCTCGTAG